Proteins from a single region of Sediminitomix flava:
- a CDS encoding beta/gamma crystallin-related protein, whose amino-acid sequence MKNLYILSLPLLLIFFPSIGNYDNDNIQQRSENQRKDSKGIVLYEHPNFKGKNTVVSESWAGSDIDEWDDRISSLSIPTGWTIVVYEQPNFQGKSEELQGNWTTHSVSDFWNDQISSFQVYSTRSANKDLNAVLLESDYEAYGGWIYLHNPTSNNYTVRLKITTPVFGGGVESRIEEHDISNRSKVPLGRTYVNSGGFLSPQYEKIIYEIIDIE is encoded by the coding sequence ATGAAAAACTTATACATTTTGAGTCTCCCCTTATTGCTCATTTTCTTTCCTTCGATAGGGAATTATGACAATGATAATATTCAGCAGCGCTCAGAGAATCAACGTAAAGATTCTAAAGGAATAGTACTCTATGAACACCCCAATTTTAAAGGGAAAAATACGGTGGTTTCTGAAAGTTGGGCAGGGTCTGATATTGATGAATGGGATGATAGAATAAGCTCTTTGAGTATTCCGACAGGTTGGACTATTGTAGTATACGAGCAACCCAATTTTCAAGGAAAAAGCGAAGAGTTACAAGGTAATTGGACAACTCATTCCGTGAGTGATTTCTGGAATGATCAGATCAGTTCTTTTCAAGTTTACTCGACTAGAAGTGCCAACAAAGATTTGAATGCCGTACTGCTAGAGTCTGACTACGAAGCTTACGGAGGATGGATTTACCTTCATAATCCGACTTCAAATAATTACACAGTCAGATTGAAAATTACAACCCCTGTTTTTGGTGGAGGTGTTGAATCTCGAATAGAAGAGCACGATATCAGCAATAGAAGCAAAGTGCCTCTTGGAAGAACTTATGTTAACTCGGGTGGTTTTTTAAGTCCTCAGTACGAAAAAATCATCTATGAGATTATAGATATCGAATAA
- the hutG gene encoding formimidoylglutamase, producing the protein MKNHYKAIAQDIWAGRKDGEDRDSWRWHQAVECVDVLNNEIPSLKENEKGTAIIGFCSDEGVRRNKGRTGAAQGPEAIRKASSSFPVHFSEVSKLIDLGDIVCQGSDLEGAQKALGELIALALENGYRPLVLGGGHEIAYGHYLGIKSYLQKHKPEASLGIINYDAHFDLREIDPEVGPSSGTPFLQIAQDQKTLGKDFNYFVIGINKNSNTKKLFNTAEELGVDFIRRRHVNAEKQVDLFHKIGEMVDKVDYIYLTTCMDVFNAGYAPGVSAPAAQGITPDYVFMKSYKKILKSGKLLSADIAEVNPQLDIDSHTAKLAASLAFEVVTSAE; encoded by the coding sequence ATGAAGAATCACTACAAGGCAATAGCTCAAGACATTTGGGCTGGAAGAAAAGACGGAGAAGACAGGGATTCATGGAGATGGCATCAAGCAGTAGAATGTGTCGATGTTTTAAACAACGAAATTCCTTCTTTAAAAGAAAATGAAAAAGGGACTGCCATCATCGGTTTTTGTTCAGACGAAGGTGTCCGTAGAAATAAAGGTAGAACAGGAGCTGCTCAAGGTCCTGAAGCTATCCGCAAGGCGAGTTCGAGTTTTCCTGTACATTTCTCAGAAGTATCTAAATTAATAGACCTAGGGGATATTGTTTGCCAAGGAAGCGATTTGGAAGGTGCTCAGAAGGCATTAGGAGAACTTATTGCTCTAGCGTTAGAGAATGGATATAGACCTTTAGTTTTGGGCGGAGGACATGAAATAGCTTATGGTCACTACCTCGGCATCAAATCTTACCTTCAAAAACACAAACCTGAAGCAAGCTTAGGTATCATCAATTACGATGCACACTTCGATCTTCGAGAAATTGATCCAGAAGTAGGTCCTTCATCAGGAACTCCATTCTTACAAATTGCTCAAGACCAAAAAACACTCGGAAAAGATTTCAATTACTTTGTTATCGGCATCAATAAAAATAGCAATACAAAGAAGCTTTTCAATACGGCTGAAGAACTAGGAGTTGACTTCATTAGGAGAAGACATGTAAATGCTGAAAAACAAGTTGACCTTTTCCACAAAATCGGTGAAATGGTAGATAAGGTAGATTACATCTATCTGACGACTTGTATGGATGTATTCAATGCAGGATATGCACCGGGTGTAAGTGCTCCAGCGGCACAAGGCATCACTCCTGATTATGTCTTTATGAAATCATACAAGAAAATCTTGAAAAGTGGTAAACTTCTTTCGGCTGATATTGCAGAAGTAAATCCGCAATTAGACATTGACAGTCATACCGCAAAACTAGCTGCTTCACTCGCTTTTGAAGTCGTTACTTCGGCAGAGTAA
- a CDS encoding LruC domain-containing protein → MRKLTYLLTTILLTSCFKSQDVGIKSDAQYELEKITIPENFDFNTSTTVSIDLQIPEAYRKATISFMDKSTLEGGVKIGTGSFDSEGHLHTTLTVPETWTSIYLESNYLGVPSFYLPVMGDEVELDYQDVFDQKVSVAQREQISTKSLNSSSNKRIASAVIHYLADNVDSNGVPDNLEPVNDTFDGDFIGDVNASFPESRPVPTYNPEYIADGNETDIVLNDDAEVFITYVAEGAGYKNVLGFYKYRVGFAPQTAAEIDTIFVAFPNISNAGAGGNLIPGNKVKLGEFEAGTAIGWVLLQNAWKGSNGISTSANRFYSEPSFNPEDSKNQHNVLLKDTQREIVLLGFEDLHREDRNQNPNRYGSDEDFNDAIFYVTATPGDAINTTNIRTITTSAPDTDEDGVDDNQDEYPNDPNKAFNNYFPSSSGYSSIAFEDLWPNKGDYDFNDVVVNYNVNLITNAENKVVELDMKILTRETVAGFENGLGLMFNFEPSKISSVTGMNYTKGLITNEANGCESQQQNAVVIFYDNAHDNLEQELDIHFEFSQPIEPELLGIAPFNTFVFANGVRGKEIHLPNELPTDLADESLFGNSDDNSSVGANNYYKTSENLPWAINISREYAIPKENVEISTAYKKFLQWVSSNGSSFPDWYEDKEGYRDASKLKLEN, encoded by the coding sequence ATGAGAAAATTAACTTACTTATTAACTACTATCCTACTAACCTCATGCTTCAAGTCACAAGACGTCGGTATCAAATCCGATGCACAGTATGAGCTTGAAAAAATTACCATTCCTGAAAATTTTGATTTCAATACCTCTACTACAGTAAGTATTGATTTACAAATTCCAGAAGCTTACCGTAAAGCCACAATCTCATTCATGGACAAATCAACCCTTGAAGGAGGTGTAAAAATCGGAACAGGGTCATTTGACTCAGAAGGTCATTTGCATACAACATTGACTGTACCTGAGACTTGGACATCAATTTACCTAGAATCAAATTACCTCGGTGTACCATCTTTCTACCTACCTGTCATGGGAGATGAAGTTGAACTAGACTACCAAGATGTATTTGATCAAAAAGTTTCTGTAGCACAACGAGAACAGATTTCAACAAAATCACTTAATTCATCATCTAATAAAAGAATCGCATCAGCTGTCATTCATTATCTTGCCGACAATGTTGACTCCAATGGTGTTCCTGATAACCTAGAACCTGTAAACGATACTTTTGATGGTGATTTCATTGGCGATGTAAACGCATCTTTCCCAGAATCACGTCCTGTACCTACTTACAACCCAGAGTACATCGCAGATGGAAATGAAACTGATATTGTCTTAAATGATGATGCAGAAGTCTTCATTACTTATGTAGCTGAAGGTGCTGGTTATAAAAACGTATTAGGTTTCTATAAATACAGAGTTGGATTTGCTCCTCAGACTGCAGCTGAAATCGATACTATTTTTGTTGCATTTCCGAATATTAGTAATGCTGGCGCTGGAGGAAATCTTATCCCTGGAAATAAAGTAAAACTTGGAGAATTTGAAGCTGGAACAGCTATCGGGTGGGTATTGCTTCAAAATGCTTGGAAAGGATCAAATGGAATAAGCACTTCTGCGAACCGTTTCTATTCAGAGCCTAGCTTCAATCCAGAAGACAGTAAAAACCAACACAACGTTCTTTTAAAGGATACACAAAGAGAAATCGTTCTTCTTGGTTTTGAAGATTTACACAGAGAAGATAGAAATCAGAATCCTAACAGATATGGGTCTGACGAAGACTTCAATGATGCAATATTCTATGTAACTGCTACTCCTGGAGACGCTATCAATACAACAAACATCCGAACAATTACAACTAGTGCACCAGATACGGATGAAGATGGTGTAGATGATAATCAGGATGAATATCCTAACGATCCAAACAAGGCATTTAATAATTACTTCCCATCATCTTCGGGCTATAGTTCTATTGCATTTGAGGATTTATGGCCAAATAAAGGAGATTATGACTTTAATGATGTAGTGGTCAATTATAATGTGAATTTAATCACCAATGCTGAAAATAAAGTGGTGGAGCTTGACATGAAAATTTTGACAAGAGAAACTGTTGCTGGTTTTGAAAATGGCTTAGGCTTGATGTTCAATTTTGAGCCCTCTAAAATTTCATCCGTAACAGGAATGAACTATACTAAAGGATTAATTACAAATGAAGCGAATGGCTGTGAAAGTCAGCAACAAAATGCTGTTGTCATTTTCTATGATAATGCCCATGATAATTTAGAGCAAGAATTAGACATCCACTTTGAGTTCAGTCAACCAATAGAGCCAGAACTTCTAGGGATTGCTCCTTTCAATACTTTTGTATTCGCCAATGGTGTTAGAGGAAAAGAAATCCACTTACCAAACGAGTTACCAACAGACCTAGCTGATGAAAGCTTATTCGGTAATTCAGACGATAATTCTTCAGTAGGGGCAAATAACTACTATAAGACTTCTGAGAACTTACCTTGGGCTATAAACATTTCAAGAGAGTATGCTATTCCTAAAGAAAATGTAGAAATCTCAACAGCTTATAAGAAATTCTTGCAATGGGTTTCTTCTAACGGATCATCATTCCCAGATTGGTACGAAGACAAAGAAGGATATAGAGACGCTTCTAAATTAAAGTTAGAAAACTAA
- a CDS encoding lysoplasmalogenase, which yields MRQQLTITKTWWFYSPLLAVIIANLVGQLSGETILTNFSKPLILPLIALNFWAKNKQEKSSHFTLMLFAMFFSWLGDLFLMKTGETFFILGLVSFLSSHIVYVFAFLKAGGSLSFSKIKEHYIWVVVGVGYGLYLYTLLLPNLDQVLMFALPVYELVILTMAFVAITRYGNVSKQSFQYTLAGAILFLVSDSILAYNKFGDAIPLSGFLIMSTYIFAQWLIMEGNALPKNKVAQAKEEEEVSLTN from the coding sequence ATGAGACAACAACTAACAATAACTAAGACGTGGTGGTTTTATTCGCCTTTACTAGCTGTGATTATCGCAAATTTGGTAGGGCAACTTTCGGGGGAGACAATTCTTACAAACTTTTCAAAACCTCTTATTTTACCTTTAATTGCTCTAAATTTTTGGGCAAAAAATAAACAAGAAAAAAGCAGTCATTTTACACTCATGCTTTTTGCAATGTTCTTTTCTTGGTTGGGAGATTTATTCCTGATGAAAACAGGAGAGACATTCTTTATTTTGGGCTTAGTTTCATTTCTTAGCTCTCACATTGTCTATGTGTTTGCATTTTTAAAAGCTGGAGGTTCTTTAAGTTTTTCTAAAATAAAAGAGCATTATATCTGGGTTGTTGTGGGTGTTGGCTACGGACTTTACTTATACACACTCTTACTTCCTAACTTAGATCAAGTTTTGATGTTTGCTTTACCAGTCTATGAGCTTGTGATTTTAACCATGGCTTTTGTAGCTATCACTCGTTACGGAAATGTGTCTAAGCAATCATTTCAGTACACTTTAGCTGGAGCTATTTTATTTTTAGTATCAGACAGTATTTTGGCTTATAACAAATTCGGAGATGCTATTCCGCTTTCTGGATTTTTAATTATGTCTACCTATATTTTTGCCCAATGGCTTATTATGGAAGGCAATGCTTTGCCTAAAAACAAAGTCGCTCAAGCCAAAGAGGAAGAAGAGGTTTCTCTAACAAATTGA
- a CDS encoding DUF3332 domain-containing protein, translating to MRIKSLFLAFCLVVSLSVSSCYGPFRLTTKLHAWNGEIGDKWINELVFFALAVIPVYGLCVLGDVLIFNSIEFWSGNNPVSMKEGEVKEEFVSTPDGLYKVTTKKNKYKIECIEGKHVGEVGILLFDEESQTWSFKENGKTRKLVKLLGDEAKVEVFLPNGDSKTFENSTDGVTQAEALKYQLQY from the coding sequence ATGAGAATCAAGTCTTTATTTTTAGCTTTTTGTCTAGTGGTATCATTGTCTGTGAGTAGTTGCTATGGTCCTTTCAGACTCACAACTAAGCTTCACGCTTGGAATGGAGAAATAGGTGATAAATGGATTAATGAACTTGTCTTTTTTGCGTTAGCAGTCATACCCGTTTATGGTCTTTGTGTATTAGGAGATGTCCTTATTTTTAACTCTATCGAGTTTTGGTCAGGAAATAATCCTGTTTCTATGAAAGAAGGCGAAGTAAAAGAAGAGTTTGTTTCTACTCCTGATGGACTTTATAAAGTAACGACTAAAAAGAATAAATATAAGATAGAATGTATAGAAGGAAAACACGTAGGAGAGGTCGGTATCTTATTATTTGACGAAGAATCACAAACTTGGAGTTTTAAGGAAAATGGAAAGACTCGAAAACTTGTAAAGCTTCTAGGAGATGAGGCAAAAGTTGAAGTTTTTCTACCTAATGGAGATAGTAAAACTTTTGAGAACAGCACAGATGGTGTAACTCAAGCTGAAGCTCTAAAATATCAACTTCAGTATTAA
- a CDS encoding MFS transporter has product MEKNKPKVLQAWCVYDWANSVYALTISSAIFPIYFNQSTRSAFGGDIVNFLGFQIKNTVLYSYTLSAAFLLVALILPFLSGIADYGHIKKRMMKFFTYLGSLSCIGLFFFTGENIELGIMLSILGAVGYAGGIVFYNAFLPEIATKDRFDLLSARGFSYGYIGGVIQLIISLILVTKPDWFGLEQGSLPARISFLTVGLWWLIFAQYTFAFLPENVSQAFQNDKTKLLKKGYVELSKVFQSLKKYRAMKNFLLAFFFYNMGVQTVMYLAATFGEAEIKLAEEKLIATILILQLVAIPGAYFFAYFSKKFGNKISLISMVLIWIGICISAFYTYTEYEFYALASMVGVVMGGIQSLSRSTFSKLIPEGSEDPASYFSFYDVTDKLAIVIGTFAFGFIEQITQSMRYSALALGLFFIFGLLYLIRFRIPSESKVENQQYSN; this is encoded by the coding sequence ATGGAAAAAAATAAACCAAAAGTTTTACAAGCATGGTGTGTATATGATTGGGCAAACTCAGTCTATGCATTAACCATTTCTTCAGCTATATTTCCAATTTACTTCAATCAAAGTACGAGAAGTGCATTTGGTGGTGATATAGTGAACTTCTTAGGCTTTCAAATAAAAAATACGGTTCTATATTCTTACACGCTTTCAGCAGCTTTTTTACTTGTAGCACTCATTCTCCCATTCTTATCGGGAATTGCTGACTATGGGCACATTAAAAAGCGTATGATGAAGTTTTTCACCTACCTAGGAAGTCTTTCTTGTATTGGACTATTCTTCTTTACAGGTGAAAATATAGAACTAGGCATTATGCTGAGTATTCTTGGAGCAGTTGGTTATGCTGGTGGAATTGTATTTTATAATGCATTTCTTCCCGAAATTGCTACAAAAGATCGCTTTGATCTATTAAGTGCTAGAGGGTTCTCATACGGATACATCGGAGGGGTTATTCAGCTTATCATCAGCTTAATTTTAGTTACAAAACCCGATTGGTTTGGTTTAGAGCAAGGCTCTTTACCTGCTCGAATTTCCTTCTTAACCGTAGGTTTATGGTGGCTTATTTTTGCACAATACACTTTTGCATTCTTACCCGAAAATGTATCTCAAGCATTTCAGAATGATAAAACAAAGCTATTGAAAAAAGGCTATGTAGAACTGAGTAAGGTATTTCAGAGCTTGAAGAAATATAGAGCAATGAAAAACTTCCTTCTTGCCTTTTTCTTCTACAATATGGGAGTACAAACCGTAATGTATTTGGCAGCCACATTTGGTGAAGCAGAGATTAAATTAGCCGAAGAAAAACTGATTGCAACCATCTTGATTTTACAATTGGTAGCTATACCTGGTGCATATTTCTTTGCTTACTTTTCAAAGAAATTTGGCAATAAAATATCGCTAATCAGTATGGTTTTAATTTGGATTGGCATCTGTATTTCTGCATTCTATACCTATACCGAATATGAATTTTATGCTTTAGCTTCAATGGTCGGCGTAGTCATGGGCGGAATACAATCACTATCACGATCTACATTCAGTAAGCTAATTCCTGAAGGTTCTGAAGACCCAGCTTCTTACTTCAGTTTTTATGATGTTACCGATAAATTAGCGATTGTAATTGGTACTTTTGCATTCGGATTTATCGAGCAAATCACACAAAGCATGCGTTATTCTGCATTGGCTTTAGGACTGTTTTTTATCTTCGGTTTATTATACCTCATTCGTTTTAGAATCCCATCAGAATCTAAAGTGGAGAATCAGCAATATTCAAATTAA
- a CDS encoding tetratricopeptide repeat protein yields the protein MAENPEEKLIKADSLFEESKYTQALDIYEGLLYEDQSYTPRMLMKVAYIYEGLGDYTKSLYFLNMYYHHTADQAVLVKMEDMAGKYELEGYKFTDYDFFRSIFNKYYEIIFGVSILLLLSFFFGIAKRKRNGRTILPHSIAYLTLLGTCVWLFNYGFKTPKAIVNANNSLLMKSASAGSDIYKSASKGTRMDIVGKQDIWYKVKVDQENDAFIRQSNLMVIE from the coding sequence ATGGCGGAAAATCCTGAAGAAAAGTTAATAAAGGCAGATTCTTTATTTGAAGAATCCAAATACACTCAGGCTTTAGACATCTATGAGGGCTTATTGTATGAAGACCAATCATATACCCCTCGAATGTTAATGAAGGTTGCTTACATATATGAAGGCTTAGGAGACTATACAAAGTCCTTATATTTTCTTAATATGTACTATCATCATACAGCAGACCAAGCGGTGTTGGTAAAGATGGAAGATATGGCAGGGAAATACGAATTGGAAGGTTATAAGTTTACAGACTATGACTTTTTCAGAAGTATTTTCAATAAGTATTACGAAATTATTTTTGGGGTTTCAATACTCCTGTTGTTGAGCTTTTTCTTTGGAATAGCGAAGCGAAAAAGAAATGGTCGTACTATTTTACCCCATTCAATTGCTTACCTCACTCTTTTAGGAACTTGTGTTTGGTTGTTTAACTATGGATTCAAAACTCCTAAAGCAATTGTGAATGCAAATAATTCTTTACTGATGAAGTCGGCTTCTGCAGGGTCAGATATTTACAAATCAGCTAGTAAAGGTACTAGGATGGATATTGTAGGTAAGCAAGATATTTGGTACAAAGTAAAAGTAGATCAGGAGAATGATGCCTTTATCCGTCAGAGTAATTTGATGGTTATTGAGTAA
- the ung gene encoding uracil-DNA glycosylase has translation MDVKIEASWKEALKSEFEQSYFQQLTDFVRSEYQSQTIYPPAKQIFNAFDRSPFEDVKVVILGQDPYHGPGQANGLCFSVNDGVQHPPSLQNIFKEIKGDLDIDIPKSGNLERWADQGVLLLNATLTVRAHQAGSHQKKGWEEFTDAVIRTLAEEREGLVFILWGSFAQKKGGMIDSKKHLILKSPHPSPLSAHRGFFGKKHFSQTNAYLESKGEAPITW, from the coding sequence ATGGACGTGAAAATAGAAGCTTCTTGGAAAGAGGCATTGAAAAGTGAGTTTGAGCAATCATATTTTCAGCAATTAACTGATTTTGTTCGTTCAGAATACCAATCACAAACAATTTACCCACCTGCAAAACAAATTTTTAATGCCTTTGACCGTAGCCCTTTTGAAGATGTCAAAGTCGTGATTTTAGGTCAAGATCCTTACCATGGTCCTGGTCAAGCAAATGGACTTTGTTTTTCAGTAAATGATGGTGTTCAACACCCCCCATCACTTCAAAATATTTTCAAGGAGATAAAAGGTGATCTAGATATTGACATTCCTAAGAGTGGAAATTTGGAAAGATGGGCTGATCAAGGTGTACTTTTATTGAACGCGACACTTACAGTAAGAGCACATCAGGCAGGTTCTCACCAGAAAAAAGGTTGGGAAGAATTTACAGACGCTGTCATCCGTACATTGGCTGAAGAAAGAGAAGGCCTTGTATTTATCCTATGGGGATCTTTTGCTCAGAAAAAAGGAGGAATGATCGATAGTAAGAAACATTTAATTCTGAAATCACCTCATCCTTCACCGCTGTCTGCCCATAGAGGTTTCTTTGGCAAAAAGCATTTCAGCCAAACAAATGCGTATTTAGAAAGTAAAGGAGAAGCTCCAATTACTTGGTAG
- the polA gene encoding DNA polymerase I, which produces MSEKNTLYLLDGMALIFRAHFALSKNPRINSKGMNTSAAMGFTNSLWEILNKYKPSHIGVAFDLSGPTFRHEIFPEYKAHRDETPEDISIAIPIVKQIVEAFNIPILSKQGFEADDVIGTIAKKAARTDEFEVFMVTPDKDYAQLVEEHIFQYKPAYMGNGVDILGVEEIKKKFDIDRVDQVVDFLGLQGDSADNIPGVPGVGPKTAVKLLKAYDTVEGILEHVHELKGKQKERFEENKEQALMSKELAKIKIDVDVPFEEDKLKYDGFNKEALSKIFDELEFKTIGKRIFGETSTTKKSPAVQAGQMSLFGGAAPATNKVEAEEEVQEVIEIKNINNTLHDYHLIDTPELRKELIEFLAKQDKFCFDTETTSLEASEAELVGLSFSYRNKEAYYVPVSENQDEAKALLEEFRAVFENEKIEKIGQNIKYDILVLMQYGIEVKGKLFDTMLAHYLLEPDKRHGMDTLAETYLHYECVHIEDLIGKKGKNQKSMRDVALEEIKEYASEDADITWQLAETFRPLLSDNQLTELYDSIEVPLVNVLASMENFGVNIDTDALKDISTELGEEVEKREKAIYEAAGEEFNIASPKQLGVILFEKMKLIDKPKKTKSGQYATGEEILQNLAKDHPIVQDILDFRQLQKLKNTYVDALPKLISKKDGRIHTSYNQAVAATGRLSSTNPNLQNIPIRTARGREIRKAFVPQNEDYIIMAADYSQVELRLMASFSQDDHMVEAFQQGKDIHTATAAKVFKIDESEVDGEQRRRAKTANFGIIYGVSAFGLSQQLNIPRKDAKELIDTYFEEFPMIKQYMDKAVNEARDKGYCETIMGRKRYLRDINSRNQVQRGMAERNAINAPIQGSAADIIKVAMIDIHDWMKKEKLQSRMIMQVHDELVFEVHKDELELMKANIKERMEAALKDKLKVPLEVEVGTGAHWLEAH; this is translated from the coding sequence ATGTCTGAAAAAAATACTTTGTACTTACTTGACGGTATGGCTTTGATTTTCAGAGCGCATTTTGCCTTGAGTAAAAATCCTCGAATCAACTCTAAAGGAATGAATACTTCCGCAGCTATGGGTTTCACAAACTCTTTGTGGGAGATTCTCAACAAATACAAGCCTAGCCATATTGGAGTGGCTTTTGACCTTTCGGGTCCAACTTTCCGTCATGAGATTTTCCCAGAGTACAAAGCACATAGAGACGAAACACCAGAAGATATTTCAATTGCGATTCCTATCGTAAAGCAAATTGTGGAAGCTTTTAACATTCCGATTCTTTCAAAACAAGGATTCGAAGCCGATGATGTAATTGGTACAATTGCGAAAAAAGCAGCGCGTACCGATGAATTTGAAGTATTTATGGTTACGCCCGATAAGGATTACGCCCAATTGGTAGAAGAGCATATTTTCCAATACAAACCTGCCTATATGGGTAATGGTGTGGATATTTTGGGTGTAGAAGAAATCAAGAAAAAATTTGATATCGATAGAGTTGATCAAGTTGTAGATTTCTTAGGATTGCAAGGTGATTCTGCCGATAACATTCCTGGTGTGCCAGGAGTTGGTCCAAAAACCGCTGTCAAACTTCTGAAAGCCTATGACACTGTTGAAGGTATCTTGGAGCATGTTCATGAGCTGAAAGGAAAGCAAAAAGAACGCTTTGAGGAAAACAAAGAACAGGCATTGATGTCGAAAGAATTGGCTAAGATCAAAATCGATGTTGATGTTCCTTTTGAAGAAGATAAATTAAAATATGATGGTTTCAACAAAGAAGCACTTTCAAAAATCTTTGATGAATTAGAATTCAAGACGATTGGAAAAAGAATCTTTGGTGAAACAAGTACAACCAAAAAATCACCAGCCGTTCAAGCTGGACAAATGAGTCTTTTTGGTGGTGCGGCTCCAGCTACCAACAAAGTAGAAGCAGAAGAGGAAGTTCAAGAAGTGATTGAGATCAAGAATATCAACAATACACTTCATGACTATCATTTGATTGATACGCCAGAGCTTCGAAAAGAGTTAATCGAGTTTTTAGCCAAACAAGATAAATTCTGCTTTGACACCGAAACAACTTCTTTAGAAGCAAGCGAAGCGGAATTAGTCGGGTTGTCTTTCTCATATAGAAATAAAGAAGCTTATTATGTGCCTGTTTCTGAAAATCAAGATGAGGCTAAAGCACTTTTGGAAGAATTCAGAGCCGTATTTGAAAATGAAAAAATTGAGAAGATTGGGCAAAATATCAAATATGATATTCTTGTCTTAATGCAATACGGCATTGAAGTAAAAGGAAAACTCTTTGATACAATGCTTGCTCATTACCTTCTTGAGCCAGACAAACGTCATGGTATGGATACTCTAGCAGAAACTTATCTGCATTATGAATGTGTGCATATTGAAGATTTGATTGGGAAGAAAGGAAAAAATCAGAAATCGATGCGTGATGTTGCTTTGGAAGAAATCAAAGAATATGCTTCTGAAGATGCGGATATTACTTGGCAATTGGCTGAAACTTTCCGCCCTTTGCTTTCTGATAACCAACTAACAGAACTTTACGACAGCATTGAAGTTCCGCTTGTTAACGTTTTGGCTAGTATGGAAAACTTTGGGGTAAATATCGATACTGATGCTCTAAAAGATATTTCCACAGAACTAGGCGAAGAAGTTGAGAAAAGAGAAAAAGCGATATATGAAGCTGCTGGTGAAGAATTCAATATTGCATCGCCAAAGCAATTGGGTGTGATTCTCTTTGAGAAAATGAAACTGATTGACAAGCCAAAGAAAACCAAATCTGGGCAGTATGCTACAGGTGAGGAAATCTTACAAAACTTGGCAAAAGATCATCCGATTGTTCAAGATATTTTGGACTTCCGTCAGCTTCAAAAGTTGAAAAATACGTATGTAGATGCCCTGCCAAAATTGATTTCTAAGAAAGATGGCAGAATCCATACCTCATACAATCAAGCTGTAGCTGCTACAGGACGTTTGAGTTCTACGAATCCTAACCTTCAAAACATTCCAATCCGTACAGCTCGTGGTCGTGAAATTCGTAAGGCATTTGTCCCTCAAAATGAGGATTACATCATAATGGCTGCCGATTATTCGCAAGTCGAACTTCGCTTGATGGCATCTTTCAGTCAAGACGATCATATGGTAGAAGCTTTCCAGCAAGGAAAAGATATTCACACAGCTACTGCTGCAAAAGTCTTTAAGATTGATGAATCGGAAGTAGATGGAGAACAAAGAAGAAGAGCCAAAACAGCCAACTTCGGTATCATCTATGGCGTTTCTGCATTCGGACTTTCTCAGCAATTGAACATTCCTCGTAAAGATGCAAAAGAGCTGATCGATACTTATTTCGAAGAATTCCCGATGATTAAACAATACATGGACAAAGCCGTAAACGAAGCTCGTGATAAAGGCTACTGTGAGACAATCATGGGACGTAAGCGTTACTTGAGAGATATCAATTCTCGAAACCAAGTACAACGAGGAATGGCAGAACGAAATGCGATCAATGCACCAATTCAAGGTAGTGCAGCAGATATCATCAAAGTTGCTATGATCGATATTCATGATTGGATGAAAAAAGAGAAACTTCAGTCACGTATGATTATGCAAGTACATGATGAATTGGTTTTCGAAGTTCATAAGGATGAGCTTGAATTGATGAAAGCAAACATCAAAGAACGTATGGAAGCTGCTCTAAAAGATAAACTAAAAGTTCCTTTAGAAGTTGAAGTAGGTACAGGAGCACATTGGTTAGAAGCACATTAA